The sequence below is a genomic window from Cucumis melo cultivar AY chromosome 5, USDA_Cmelo_AY_1.0, whole genome shotgun sequence.
TTATTGTTCAAGGTTGTACTTCCCTGCGTATTCGTGATTTGGTTTACATGGAAGGTGGTCATAGCTATGTagtatttttcattgttttttctattttgtttacTGAATGACGTGTATCACGTTTCACATTTATAGTAAAAGTTTGGCTTATGAGGAATACTAATTGACCTCTTTGTTCTTTCTGTTGCAAATAGGATTCGTTTTTACAGAATTGTGTTTTTTTCTTGTAGGTGAATCAAATGATGTCTGTATTTCGCAAGGTGGTCGTTTTGCACCCTTCTCATCGGAAGGAAAACCTCCTAGTAAGGTCAGCAAAGCACAAGATTTGACACTTTGCCGAGTTTTTCGAAAGAGGACTTGCTGTGGTGTAGCTCAAACACACCCGGCTTTGCTTTCTGTTAGGAAGCTAGCTTCAGCAGGGGAAGCCAACCACGAATGCTTGCAATTATGGGAACTTCTGGAGTGCTCAATATGTGATCCACAAGTTGGTGTTCAACCCGGACCTCCTCTAATATGTGCCTCTTTCTGCGACAGAGTCTTCAAAGCTTGTTCTGATGCTTACTTTTCTGTTGATGCTAAAACGCAGGTGAGCAGATTGTAATGACCTGGTGATTCTTTTATtctatttcatttatttatttggcTGATTTTGTTTCCTAAACAGGTTTGGAGTGTGACCAAACCATGAAAATTTTAACTGTATAAGTTTTCTAAAGCCAGTTCGCTTCTTGGCACATAGATCTTGACTCATCttagaaggaaaaagaaagagtgTCTAATTACTAGTAAAACTTTGGTCTAGTTATAAATTTAGTCTCTAAGCACAAAGAAGGTGTATTTAATTCTTGAATGTAGGATTATGCTTCTATTTAGTATTTGCTATGAAGGTCATCAACAAAACATTAACATGACATACGACAGCCTATTTAGCTATATAGTACATTGTAAGAAGCATGAATAAAGATATGGGACATGAATAAACACGGAAGCACGCCATTtcttccaaatctaaacaatgaAATGACTAGGacacattttaaaaatatataccaTATGAAATTTATTGTATGCATAAAAAGTGAGTTTGATGTATTTTTCGCtttcaatatttattattttgttctAAATTCTTATGTGCCAATTTAGTATATGTGTTCTATATATGCCTACAAATGttgcattaaaatttaaattgactTTGTACAACTAGTGTCCTATGCGTATCTATTGTGCTACCAAAGTCCAAGTGTTGAAGGGCCAAGTCCAACAAGTGTTGTACGTGGACATGTAAGCCAACTGAAGCTTTCGTGTTTCTTAGAGCACATCATTCCAACTCAAGGAAAAGTTTATATGATGAGCATGCCGTATTAGAATTTCACTAACATTATAAACTGTTAGACCTCCTATTAGATTTCATTACAGGAGGAGGAAAAAGGAGAAGTCCCACGTGTAAACACATGTGTAAATAGAAAATCTTAAAAGTCGGTTAGTGGGGATTATAAATAGTGGTTGGTTTAGGCGGGAAAGTTAGTATCTTTGAGAGAAGTTTAGCTTGTTACTTCTTGAGAGAAGAAGAACAAGGAGATTGTATCATGAATTGAGAGTTTATCAATTCATCACTGAAGAGATCACATTCATACTTGAATAAAAAGTGTAAATTCTATACCAAAGGTAGAGTTCTATCATAAACACAATGTTCAAAGTTGAGGAATACTTTAGCcttgtaaattttaaaatgtgtgGCACCGGGTTATTTTTGCTGTAATTTATGATATGATTGGAACTTCATCAAAATTATATTAGTttgtttcttccatttttctgtATGCATGATGTTCTTTTAACCAACACAATAAGAAGTAAAAGCATATTCTTGAACCTTGGCCACAACGTGAGATTAGATATATTTCCTGATTAGACTTTATGCCTCAGGTTCTAGCACCGTGCGGAGTGAATGACTTTGTGTGTGGCAGGGCTTCCAAGTGGGTCTCAAATGGTACGGACCTCTGCAACGCTGCAGGTTTTTCAGTTAAGATCTCTGATGAAGAAACCTCTTGCTATGGTAGTAAAGCCAGACTAGACTCCATTGCTAATTCATGGAAGACTTCACCATCAGTAGTGTCATCCCAAAGAACAGGTTACTTGGGCATCTTGGAGGATTTCCAGCAATGGGTAAAAGAAATGAGTTTTCATGAACAGGTTTCGTGGCTGATCGGGTCCATGGTGCTTTCGGCAGGGCTTCTGTTTGCAAGGTTGGGGAAGCTAAACATTTTCATTACATGGTCTTTTATTTTACGACacttgagaaaaaaaaaattgtcctCCATTCTTATAAGTTTCTCAATGGCCATGCTTTAGGTTTTACCTTCTATAAGATGGGAACCGGTAATTTAATGTGTAAAACTCGATGTGTAgttagaaatataaaaataacttGCTTATGTTCATACTCGATCAAGCTAAATGTTAAAACCATGTAGTGCTTGATGTTGAAGACTCAAAACGTtctaatactttttttttccttgtttcCATCTGTTAtatttttatgttgtttttAATGCAGCAAAAGGCAAAGCCATAGCCAGCGCCAGAAATATGCTGCCATTCACCGAGCAACGAAGAGAATTGAAGCGACCATGAATCAAAATTCTCTTGGTACCCAAGGAATCAGGAAAGGAAGTAGAAGATGACCTGATACCTTACATCTAAAGACATTTTGTTTGGCCTATTTCTGAGGTAAAGCTATACCTCTTTTCTATTAACTATCTGACCTCTTAATGCTTTTTTCGATCTGCCTTTTCGTCGTACTCTTCTCCTCTCACTTTTATATTCATTGAAGTTCACTTTTGCAGAAAGATTGACTCTGTTCTCCAACAGTTCTAATGCTTGAAAAGTGGCAGCCGTAGttgttcttccatttcaatGAAAGAGAGAAGATAAAAAATGAGTTATGATGTAGCTGTACAATTGTAGGAAGAACTGGATATTGTGATAATTACTATTGAATTGTGTATTTAAGATAAATCTCTTATCAAAATCAGCCATATTCAGTTTTTATCCTTTTGTAGAGAAGGATTTTTCTCATAGATGAATTTTTGGTGAGAGTAACAGTTTGTCGATGTGTACTGAACTGATGAAGCAGCTTTCATTTAACTTGATAAATTTTTTAACATTCACCTTTACCAAACTGATTAAAATTTATGTATTCTGTTGACGGATCAATGATAATGAGCTTGAATCGCAAACGTAATTGGATTGTCTTCTTATTATGTATCCATAAAATTATGAATTTACCGATATTGTTACCACTACCTCCATCTCAAGAAGTCCAGTAACATTAGTAACAACGATAAAGatgtcaaaattaaaaaaaaaaaaatagatcgaGCATCTTCAACTCATCAATTGGATTGTATTATTTCATTACATATTTGGATTAGAATCTCATATACCAATACAATTGCATAACATAAGTAAACAAAAAGTGGTCGATCAATCGCCTTTTCACGGGGATAAACGTCACCTTAGTTTTGATATTTATTGCTTTCTTCCGCTTTGTTGATTAGAGAATGGGATGACTTTGTGTGGTGGGATGTTGGTTCAGTGATCAAGTGAAAATGACCCTCCACCCAAGACGAAGTTTGTTTGTTAGAGTTTAGATGAGAATTCTTGACTACTTTATGAGTTTGTTCAAGAAATCCATATTTGCTTTCTAAACTTCAAAATTGTTTAATAGGTTCTCTCTTTTTTAAGGCAACAAATAATAACACCATAAATCTACTACTCTCTAACCATTTCATCATGAACCAAAGAGACAATGCCATTCAAAAAACCATTTTTCCAAATCAAAAAACCATCACGATAGAAAGCTATAACCACTAAAAAACGGTTAAAtcttaatttatcttttttctaatctaatagacattttaaaaaaaaaaactaaatgttTGAAAAGAATATTGGATTTCTCATTTATTAGATCGAAACTTTGTATAAACCAAATAAGCATCTATAGTAGAGAGTGACCTTTATtcttaaataaaagaaaatcatcaataaatatatactaaaagaattgaatattTTCTCCCATAATACTCACAAAACAGTTGCGTAAATAATCATCAAACAAACTACGAAGTATTTATTATCGATACAAGAACTAAATTGTGGTCAAAATCATTATACAAGAAGAATCGTTACACACTATTAAAATTTGCGTATTTATTAAACAACTTCATCTTTCCTTCTGTTTTTACCAATCACATTTATCAGAAGTTGGATCTTTCCCTTTTATCTCTACTATTCACGTTTATCGATAAATTACATCTCAAAACTTTACGCTCAAACACACACTTATTGTAAAGATATTTGTAAAATTATGGTTTTGGTCGTAAATTTATGGAGGAAAAGGGGTCATAAGTGAAAGttaatcaaattaaaagaagaaaaggaaaaaggagagGTTTCAAGAGgttatttataaaattagaaattCAGTCAATCACTTATAATCACCATGGAAGAAGCAAATCTCTTTCAAGTCATTTCAAAATAACTCTGAACCATTGCCTTCCATCTTTACACACACAACTTCTGCACTCCAATTAGCCAACCCATTGGAGACCACTGAAATCTACTACCTGTTCGGCTACCGGGACAAGGACATACTCGAATTTTTACAGCCTCGATCGACATACCTCCGGCAAGGTCATTACAAGCTTGAAAACTATGAAGTACAGGGCATGAACAACTCTGCCTTTTCCAAAACAACTCGAGCTTGATTTTCATCTTCCAAAGATCGAAAAGGAACACTCCTCAAAGTAATCAAGATCTTCCAATTTTGGGAGGCTGCGCAAgaaaagatagagaaaaccatccTAAGAAAACAGTCTTAATAAGCTCAATTTGGCAATGCTAGACTGACATGAAGAAGTTTGCCTGTTTGTTATCATACCTTTTTAAGAATTACTCCCGAACTACTTCCTGATGCTTTTTGCTCGGGTTTCAATATCTCGAAAGAACAAACTAAAGATTCATCAACACTCAATAAAGCACCTGCATTGTCAAACTCTCCACCATAGTTCGGAGCAGAAAATATGGTGACCAACCGTCTTTTGGCAAAGAATTCATATCCATCTTCCACCACCTGAgtaataaaatgaaacaaactCAAAAATTTAAATGGCTGGATCAGAACAAAGAAGTACAAAGCACATTTGAGAACTGAAATGTTTGAAACCATTTGACTTTTCTCATCGATGCCACAAAATCCAAAAGCATTATACAAGACTATCAAAACCCAAATATGCATATCCTTGTTGTTTCAACCTAATAAAGATTAAAGATTTTCATAACGGTTTCCCATAATGGTGATTACAAAACGAAAGACAaaaatatttgcaatttataCTTCTAGTTGACGTATGCAGATTGACAGTCTATAAACTTCAACAAACAGTATGCAATCAACAGCTTGAGAAGAAAAGGTAATTGGTATTAAACTTCAGGAAAAAGCATGTTTACCTGATGACCACGACAAATGAGATCAAGGTCATTCTTATCTAAGAAGTCAGCCACTCGATCTGGTCCAAATGTACAAGAAACACCTCGATCACTGTCTGCCCATCCCTGAATACTAGGATCAGGATCAGACCAAAGCAGATCACAGAGGAGACCATTGTCAGGAATCTCAGTAGGTCTCGGCAGTTGCGTAATCTGATCCAAGCTTTTCAAATCAGGAGACAGTCCTCCATGCATACAAAGGATTTTATCATCAATAAGTCCAGCCACAGGCATGCAGTTGAAACAATCAGTAAATATTTTCCAAAGCCTAACGTTAAACCTCCTTTTACATTCATCATAGAAACCATAGATTCGGTTGATCTTTGCATCTTCGTGGTTCCCTCTCAAGAGAAATACTTTATTCGGGTGTCTTATTTTATATGCCAAAAGTAAACATATTGTTTCCAAACTTTGCTTCCCCCGGTCAACATAATCACCAAGAAAGAGATAATTTGCAGAAGGAGGGTACCCGCCATATTCAAATAGTCTAAGAAGATCTTTGTATTGACCGTGTATATCACCTGGACGAAGCCAGCAGAAACAAGATTAAACAAACGGAAGCATTATGAAACAAAGTTATAATTCAACAGAATTGGATGCCCTTGGTTTAGCATTTCAACCTCATTTTCTGATTTATGAAAGAAAGCTcaaatatcaaaacaaaagaagaaaagtcTATAAAAACTTCAGCATTCAGGGACACACAAGAGCTCGATTCATTTAGATTTACACTGGCAAATACCCTGAGGGAATGTTTAATGTTTATCTTGCAAGTTGAGTTTATATAGCTCGGTAACAACATCGTCCCTATAAACACCAAAACCCTTAAAACCCACCAACTCCATTGACTCTTATAAAATTAAGCCAACATAATACATAGGTTTTTTCATCCAATTCCAAACTACAAAATTTGTTGATTCTACCAACTCCATACACCAAAACCCTTAAAACCCACCAAACTACACACTATCCTTCACAAATCATAGTACCATAAACCAAACATAGACTATATAAAACTCAAGTCTAATGTACTATCTTCAAGCTACAC
It includes:
- the LOC103494616 gene encoding serine/threonine-protein phosphatase PP1, whose protein sequence is MMTMEGIEKGVLDDIIRRLLEGRGGKQVQLSEAEIRHLCVNAKHIFLSQPNLLRLSAPIRICGDIHGQYKDLLRLFEYGGYPPSANYLFLGDYVDRGKQSLETICLLLAYKIRHPNKVFLLRGNHEDAKINRIYGFYDECKRRFNVRLWKIFTDCFNCMPVAGLIDDKILCMHGGLSPDLKSLDQITQLPRPTEIPDNGLLCDLLWSDPDPSIQGWADSDRGVSCTFGPDRVADFLDKNDLDLICRGHQVVEDGYEFFAKRRLVTIFSAPNYGGEFDNAGALLSVDESLVCSFEILKPEQKASGSSSGVILKKPPKIGRS
- the LOC103494607 gene encoding uncharacterized protein LOC103494607, translated to MAERTKNINIWQLFMLLNFNLLLPFSSGESNDVCISQGGRFAPFSSEGKPPSKVSKAQDLTLCRVFRKRTCCGVAQTHPALLSVRKLASAGEANHECLQLWELLECSICDPQVGVQPGPPLICASFCDRVFKACSDAYFSVDAKTQVLAPCGVNDFVCGRASKWVSNGTDLCNAAGFSVKISDEETSCYGSKARLDSIANSWKTSPSVVSSQRTGYLGILEDFQQWVKEMSFHEQVSWLIGSMVLSAGLLFASKRQSHSQRQKYAAIHRATKRIEATMNQNSLGTQGIRKGSRR